AACTCCGAAAGAAGATCTTTTTATCGCGAGTTAATAATCGGTTATTTTTCTCAACGTCAACTCGGAAGAGTGGTGACCCATCTATTAAGGTTAACCTTCCACGCTCCGGTGGCCGATCAATGAAGTTAAGTCGCCCGAAATATCCGGCGAGTAAGCCCTGCCGATAGGGGGCCTGTTCTCGGCATGAATTTACAAATCCTAGAGCTGCCAAAGCTGATTGCTGAGCGTCGAAGCTCGGCAATTTTCGGCCTGGTGATCATCACCATGATGTGGGCAGGAGTTGCTGTAAAATACTTCGGCGATCTTCGGGGGGACCAAAGAGAGGCGTATCGGGACGCTCATAACTTTGCGCTGGTATTCGAAGAGAATGTTCTTCGATCAATCGGAGAAATTGATAAGGCGCTCCTATACTTGCGACGGAGCATTGAGACCCGGAAAAATACGGTTAGTTTTAGCGCTATTGCCAACACGACCGACGTGCTGAGCGACATCATCGTCCAAGTCGCCATTATTGATGACAAGGGAATTATGCGCGCGTCGAACAGCGGTCCTCAACCCGCGCCTGCCCTGGATCTGAGTGATCGGGAGCACTTTAAGTTTCATGTGAACAACATCGCGGATCAGCTTTTTATCAGCAAGCCGGTGGTTGGCCGTGCGAGCGGAAAATGGTCCGTGCAATTCACGCGGCGCTTCGTGAACAGTGACCAGACGTTCGGCGGCGTCGTCGTGGCCTCGCTCAATCCGGACCATTTGACGAAATTCTACAACAATATCAATTTTGGATCGGCGGCGGCGATCGCCCTGATCGGAAGTGATGGCGTGGTTCGTTCGAGTGGTGGGAGCGCGGTCGGTTACGCACTTGGAGACGATCTTAGCGGAACAGAATTGCTCGACCAAATGCGAGCCGGGGTCGAAACTACATTTGAGAGCGTTGATCCTGCCAACAACGAGGCGCGTTTCATTACTGTCCGCAAGGTCAAGGGCTATCCGTTGTGGGTCAGCGTTAGCTTGAGTAAAAACCAGATCTTGGAAAGCTCTCGGAACGCCCTCAAGTTGAATTCGTTGGTGGGCACTGTACTTACTTTGCTGGTTCTCATTGCTCTTGAGCAGCTTCTACGGATAGACGCGAAGGCAAGACAAAAAGCGAATCAGCTTGACCTTACGCTCGAGTATATGAACCAAGGAATTATGCTGGTTACCTATGACCAGCAGATTCCGATTATCAATCGTCGCTGCGGCGAGTTGCTCGATTTGCCCGTAGAGTTCATACAGAACCCACCAAGGGTCGATCAACTCGCCGAATACGAGACACCGACGGGCAGATTGACCGCGGCGTCTGTTCGGATCTTTGCAGATCTTGTCGCAGGAGAACTCGGCGTTAGCGAACGAACGATGCCGGATGGATCAATCATCGAGATTCGCAGGGAAAGTCTCCCCGATGGTGGGTTCGTCCAAACCTTCACCGACGTCACGAAAAGATCGCGCGCTGAAGCAGATGCAGTCCGCCTTAGTTCCGAGGATTCACTCACCGGTCTCCCAAACCGGCGGATGTTTCGCTCCATGCTCGACCGGATGAGCCGCCGGCAACCATCGGCAGTAGACAACGGGCAGGCAGCGGTGGAATTCGCCGTCCTATTTCTTGATCTTGATCGTTTTAAAGCTATCAACGATACGCTTGGCCATCAGACCGGTGACTTGCTCTTGCAGGAGATGGCCCGGCGCTTAAAGGGTACGCTCGGTGCAAACGAAGTGCTGGCACGCCTCGGCGGCGATGAGTTCGCAGTTGTTGTGCCGGCGGTTGAGTGCCGACCAGCGCTCGAGGCCCTAGCAAATAGTATGATCGAGGCAGCACAGGAGCCTTTTGAGATTGGGGGCCACCGAATCCGTTCTGGAATCAGTATCGGTATCGCCATTGGACCGTGCGACGGAGTAAATTGCGACGACCTTCTGATTGCCGCCGATCTGGCACTATACGCGGTCAAAGCCCAAGGTCGGGGCAGCTATAGATTCTATCATGCTGCAATGAACAGGGAGCTTAGGGAACGACGGCAGCTTGAGATCGATCTGCGCGAGGCGATCGAGCAAAATGAGATGGAATTATACTATCAGCCCATCCTCAATTTGCGGAGCAACATCATAACCGGATTCGAAGCCCTGGCGCGATGGCGCCATCCGGTCAATGGCATGATATCGCCGGCAACATTCATTGCGGTAGCGGAGGATACTGGACTCATTCAACCTCTTGGCGAATGGGCTCTGAGAGAGGCGTGCCGCTGCGCCGCGCACTGGCCGAACAATCTTAAGATAGCGGTCAATCTTTCTCCGATTCAGTTTGCAGCTTCCAATCTCTCCGAGGTCGTGAGACACGCCCTGGCGGAAACCGGACTTCAGCCGCATCGCCTTGAGCTTGAAATTACCGAAGGAGTATTCATGACCAATAATGAATCCACCCTATCTACCCTGCGTCAGTTGAAGCAACTCGGCGTCCGTATTTCGCTGGACGATTTCGGTACCGGGTATTCCTCTCTCAGTTATCTGCGCAGCTTCCCATTCGACAAAATCAAGATAGATAGGTCGTTTGTTTCTGACCTTGCCGAAGGCACCGAGCACGTTGTGATTGTGCAAGCCGTGGTGAGTATTGCTCGCGCTCTGGGAATGACGACGTTGGCAGAAGGCATCGAAAACGTCGGACAGTACGATTTTCTCGCGGCGCTCGATTGCGACGAAGGGCAAGGCTATCTGTTCAGTCCACCTGTTCCAATAGCAAAAGTTCCTGAAATGATTGCCAAATGGTCGCCCGGGCGCAAATTTGTCGCGTAGAGTTTGGGACCCGCTCGTTTAGCCAGCGACTTTCTCAAGAGCGTACTCTCCAGTTTGTTCACCGGAGATCGGCTTCTTGGTTGGTCGCCGAGCCTCGTGCACGAGCAGGAACAGGCCCGATGCAACAACAATGCCGGACCCGATCAGAAGCCAAAGCGTCGGTACGTCGCCCCAAACGAAAAATCCGATCGCAAGTGCCCAGACGAGCGTCAGGTAATAGAATGGCGAGACGGCGGCGGCCGGGGCTAGGTGAAGCGCTTGCGTCCAAAAATATTGTGCCGCGGCGTTTGTAAGACCGCTCAGGGTCAACATGATTGCGTCAGCCGGGGCGGGCATCCGGAATCCAAACAGCAGCAAGAAGGAGTGAAAGAAGGTTACCGTAAGCATCTGCCACATCAACAGCGTCTTTGCAGACTCAGTTGCGGTCATTCCGCGAACGGCAACCGTGACGCTGCCATACATAACCGCGTTTGCCAGCGCAAACAATGCGCCAATCTGCAACGAATCTGCACCTGGATTTACCACAACGAGAACCCCGACGAATCCCGTTACCAGCGCACTCCAACGCGCGATTCCGGCACGCTCTTTAAGCCAGATAAACGACAGCAAGGCTGCCCACAACGATGCAGAAAAATTGATTGCGATCGCTCCTGCAAGCGGCATCAGACTAACGGCGATGACAGTGAACGTCTGCGAGATCGACTGCGACAGCCCGCGTGCAAGATGGGCGCGGGGCCGCCGAGTCTTAAAGACTGACATGCCCGTTGCCGGGAGGATCAATGCGGCGCAGAGAACAAACGCAGAAACGGAGCGAAAGAACATAACCTCGCCAACTGGATAGAGAGCGGCTTGCCATTTCGATAGTGCGCTCGATAGTGCGAACATCACGCTCGCGGCGATCATGCAGTATATTCCGCGAACAACGTCATCCTTCCGTAAGCCGGGAATGGCAATTGGGTTCTGCGGATAGCGGGCGGCGTCCGTAAGATCGCTCATCATGCGTTCCATGAAATTGGAAAGATAGCGTCAGCGTTTGCCGCGCGACTCGCGAGCCACTAGCAAAAGTCGGTCTCGCTTAGCTTTAAGTCTTAAGGAAGTGTTATGGGTAACAGAAACAATTCTTGGTTAATTTTCGCGAAACATGGCGGCGTCCGATTGCCGAACAGCCGAGCCAAACACCCCTTGCCTAGCCCGTGCCCCAGGCAATTGCCGAGGAAATGTCTAAAAGTGTTCATTTTCTTCCAACTAAATCTGGAGCCATTCGGGATAGGTTGCCGACACTGAAATCTGAATTGGGTGGGAGCGGAAATCGTGAAAGTTGAGCTTAACGACGTGCGTTCTGGCAAGGGAGGTAAAACTCTCGTCTCTTCACCCTTGATATGCTTGGACGGAACGTGGTGGGCAATTGATGTCAACGATCCAGATCTAGAAGCTCATTTGAAGCAGTCGGCTCGCTGCGGCGTTGTGCTGTCAGCTGTGCGTGAACGGAAAACCATTAATGGACCCGAACTGCCGCGCAAGGGGCGCCAGCGTCGATCGGCTCAAGACCGCGGTGGTCGAGGAGCAGAAGCTCGATGCGGTCGAGATCGTACAATAGGCGTTGATGGCGACCGTCGCCGCGCGCCACGCGAGCTCGGCGAACAGTCGCGGTAGGCGCTTATGGAGCACGAAACGAATTGTCGCGGCAGGGTTTATTTGCCGAACCTGAAGGTCAGCCAGTAGGACGCCGCCGGCCCTTCCGGCGTCTGGTTCAGATGGCCATTTTGACAGTCGCACGCATCGCTCTCCTAATGTTAGGTCCTCATTGAGCGGGCTCCGTTCATTTTCCGCGGAGCTTGTTGGGTCTCGCCGGAGATGTCAGCCGGGTGTCATCGGTGTCATGGGTGTCGCTTCGGCTGTGGCGCTGGATCGACGTGGGACAGCGGAAGCTAAGGTCGAGATAGGCTTCTAAGACGGCAGAGTTCCCACCACCTTCATAATCATGGTCTGATCCCCGCTGCGATGAGATTGCCTGTCCCGATCTCGTCCTCCAGGGGCTCGATGGGAGGCAGCGATCTCGGTGCGCTGCGGCTCGGGCAGCGAGTCCACGTGTGGCTTAGTCTAACGGTTCAGAAGTCGCGCAACGCCAGCGGTTGAAGCTGGTTGACGACGTTGATGCTGCTATTCGTACCCAAAGTAACGCGCAAATTATCATCGTGGAAGTGGTTCGCTATTTGCGGAATGCCCTGCTGCGGCAGGGTGGCGGCTTCGCGGTTCCGATGTACCTAGCGATAGACCTTCGACCTATTTGATCGATATCGGCCTTGCCCTTGGCGCTGAACAACAAGACGATATGACGAACCTGGATGCCGTAGGGTGATATCGCAAGTTGGTCACATACCTATCTTGGGATTGATTCCCCTAGCAATGCCAGCGCCACAAGCGGCGTCGCGCGGCATGATGGTCGGTCGGTTTGCACAAGGCGTTTCAAGCGGCAGGCGTCGACCATCGCTTATTTTGATCGAGCAGGGCGAAGATGCGGTCGGCTGATACCGGCCGACCGATCAGATATCCTTGGACTTCATCGCAGCTGGTTTGGCGCAAGCACTCGAGCTGCTCGGTGGTCTCG
This genomic interval from Bradyrhizobium sp. CB82 contains the following:
- a CDS encoding EAL domain-containing protein, which translates into the protein MNLQILELPKLIAERRSSAIFGLVIITMMWAGVAVKYFGDLRGDQREAYRDAHNFALVFEENVLRSIGEIDKALLYLRRSIETRKNTVSFSAIANTTDVLSDIIVQVAIIDDKGIMRASNSGPQPAPALDLSDREHFKFHVNNIADQLFISKPVVGRASGKWSVQFTRRFVNSDQTFGGVVVASLNPDHLTKFYNNINFGSAAAIALIGSDGVVRSSGGSAVGYALGDDLSGTELLDQMRAGVETTFESVDPANNEARFITVRKVKGYPLWVSVSLSKNQILESSRNALKLNSLVGTVLTLLVLIALEQLLRIDAKARQKANQLDLTLEYMNQGIMLVTYDQQIPIINRRCGELLDLPVEFIQNPPRVDQLAEYETPTGRLTAASVRIFADLVAGELGVSERTMPDGSIIEIRRESLPDGGFVQTFTDVTKRSRAEADAVRLSSEDSLTGLPNRRMFRSMLDRMSRRQPSAVDNGQAAVEFAVLFLDLDRFKAINDTLGHQTGDLLLQEMARRLKGTLGANEVLARLGGDEFAVVVPAVECRPALEALANSMIEAAQEPFEIGGHRIRSGISIGIAIGPCDGVNCDDLLIAADLALYAVKAQGRGSYRFYHAAMNRELRERRQLEIDLREAIEQNEMELYYQPILNLRSNIITGFEALARWRHPVNGMISPATFIAVAEDTGLIQPLGEWALREACRCAAHWPNNLKIAVNLSPIQFAASNLSEVVRHALAETGLQPHRLELEITEGVFMTNNESTLSTLRQLKQLGVRISLDDFGTGYSSLSYLRSFPFDKIKIDRSFVSDLAEGTEHVVIVQAVVSIARALGMTTLAEGIENVGQYDFLAALDCDEGQGYLFSPPVPIAKVPEMIAKWSPGRKFVA
- a CDS encoding DMT family transporter, with amino-acid sequence MSDLTDAARYPQNPIAIPGLRKDDVVRGIYCMIAASVMFALSSALSKWQAALYPVGEVMFFRSVSAFVLCAALILPATGMSVFKTRRPRAHLARGLSQSISQTFTVIAVSLMPLAGAIAINFSASLWAALLSFIWLKERAGIARWSALVTGFVGVLVVVNPGADSLQIGALFALANAVMYGSVTVAVRGMTATESAKTLLMWQMLTVTFFHSFLLLFGFRMPAPADAIMLTLSGLTNAAAQYFWTQALHLAPAAAVSPFYYLTLVWALAIGFFVWGDVPTLWLLIGSGIVVASGLFLLVHEARRPTKKPISGEQTGEYALEKVAG